The Bicyclus anynana chromosome 9, ilBicAnyn1.1, whole genome shotgun sequence DNA window aaggtccaggtctggctggtggcaggcttcggccgtggctagttaccaccctaccgactaagacgtgccgccaagcgctatagcgtaccggtacgatgtcgtgtagaaaccgaaaggagagtggattttatcctactcttaacaagttagcccgcttccatcttagattcactcactcaacatcaggtgagattgtagtcaagggctaacttgtagagtataaaaaaaactactgagATGTAGAGCGgaatattgttttgttattgcaactagctgatgccttacattttcacctgcgtagttctcgttcccgttggCAAGAAACTCCAAAGTTATTTCTACTCGTAactgaattttcaaatttggttcagtagaaGCAGAGATAACCCCTTACAatgactaaaactcacgtctttataataatagtaaaggtTGTTTGTAGTAGCAACACCATAAAATTTATACCATATTATCAGAGGAAATTGGCAcggatacaaaataaaataattatctgtCTAAATATTGGCTTGCGTACGTAAAATCcacgaaaacaaaattaaacggtttttaatatttattttatatcgcATGGCTCTTTGTAATCGAAACGAATTAAACGCGCCCGTGCCCCTCGCAATTCAGTTATCATTCGACGAAACAATTGCAAGTATGGCAGATTTAAAACAGATTAACGTTGAGTTTTTCAAACCGTATTTgacgattttaaaatatttccgaTGTACTGGCATCGATATTTTTGATGAGAGGAATGtgttactttataaaataaaacatgcgCCTGTTGTAATATTGTTCTGTATAACTATTGTCGCGTACAATCATTTGCGATACGTTGTCCAGGAATTGTTTAACGCACCAGACTTGCTAGAATTAGCTGTAGATTTGTCTTTCTGTTATAATGCTATAGaatgtaagtaataagtatactTTGAATGaattatattcataatttaaaaaatcttattattaaataataaatttcttattaagaaattaaatatcacgtgtcacatacggtgaaagaaaacatcgtgaggaaacctgcataccagagaattttcttaattctctgcgtgtgtgaagtctgccaatccgcattgggccagcgtggtggacctaacccctctcattctgagaggagactcgagctaaacAGTGCAGGATGCAAgattcctcacggtgttttccttcaccgattgagacatttaattttttaaaatgtacacaactcaaaagttagaggtgtatgctccggaccggattcgaacccacaccctccggaatcggaggcagaggtcatatccactgggctatcacggctcggtaAACTAGTATATAGATATAAACTATGGAGTAAGCTCCATTCgagcgtcggagctgacacacactttttttattgaaaaattgtgtctcattaaaatcaaatcaattatctaaaaatataatatactaataagTTTTTTATGCCTTTACATATACTTGTAAGATGCCTATAtaccttaaaataatatttttttttatgttttaacttGCAGGTTCTATAACATATTTGCATTTACTTTTCATTaaggacaaaataaaaaactatgtaaTGAAACTTGAAAACATTTGGAGTAATGATTTTGCTTCGGGTGGTAAACTCGACACGTTGAAACGTGATCAAGTGAAACAAGTCGATTTATACAATTCCAGTAAGTAACATACAAAATTCaggtactaatatttaaaaatttttatggacgtatgtttgtttggatgtttgttagtctttaacaccgctactactaaagcgatttggctaaaatttagaatggaaatactggattaacacataggctactttatatttcgaaaaatccatggttcccgagggatttgtaaaaaactgaattcctcgcggacgaagtcgcgggcgtccgctagtctaaaatAAATCGATAATTTTAGTGTATTTATGTGATAAACATATTAGACAAAAAATGGGTTAATAGAAAATCAGCTAGGTTGCGCGTGCGACGAGTGAGTCATTCGAtcgagatagtacgaaatgtTCCGTGGGTTAGGTGGAGAGTAGGAGACCGCTCGGGCggcctagctcattcttgttgtGACGTTCAATCCGTCCACACCTCTTGTTGGATAAACCTTCATGGATTATGTTGGCATAGGCGGGGATTCATGGATTAtgttggaataggcggggagaataatttaagcggagaaggggagtgttaattagttttaaaagatGTCTTTAAACCTACATCCTTCGGTCACAAGTCTGGGACTTTGCTCAAGGTATTTCTTAGTGGGAATCGTTAGACCTGATAGGATCCCATTCAATAATCGTGCTTTGCTCTTTAATTCTGTTTCTGACGTCAACCCGATTTCGACACGCTCGGTAACTTGAGAAGAATCATAATCTCTATCTATCAGTGATAATCCCATTAAAATCTGTTAAGCCAGACATTAGCTGTtcaaaaaacagaaaaacaaacaaaaatttgatTACATTTTAGTATAGTGTAAATAGTGcacttgaaaaatttaaatgacagacagacatttcaattatataaattaggtatttttttccaGGTTACTGCAAAATGCTACAAATATTCGTACATTTTTATTTGGGTTTGCCGCTGGTGATAATGTTAACAAAGAAATTCTTACTAAAACGCGACGTTCCTTACGTTACTCCGCTAAAATTCACGTTGTCTTTTGATTATCAAAACAATATCGCtgtctttgttattgtttatttgttagacTACTGGATtagtaagtattttgttttatacaataTTAGCTAATTATTGCCTACGAATTCTCTCGCGTGTTAacgttttatacatatattatatctcGGGATCAATAATGTTTTTCCTAAATGAAGAAATCGCGGGTgttcgctagtaataatatattgttagaAGAATGCTTTTTATTGCGTAGGCTATAttgataatttatactaattaaataaaactagcggactaaTTTGGCGTAACCTTATAATATCATAACATGCTAAAAACTTAAGTAAAGACTTTAACTAACTATCAGTTTCTCACTTTTTTATCTCTTATGACTACACTATCGCtactcattaataataatatcgttaggcttaatttaaatatgttttttgtagaataaaaaataaaataaataaataaaataattctctcTGTTTTCGTTATACTGTTCTTTTCACTGTATATGTAACGTCTATTTGTGGGTAGGATACGAAAATGCAATATTTCTATTTAAGTTTGAAATGAATTCTTTTATAACTATCtttaattatgtaattgtatttgaaACTAACCACAagttaaatctataaaataacttttgtaACTACTATTATAGTACCAATACTTCTAacacaattaattttttttagtatacaaGATGTCGTACTTAATAAATGGCAGCATGTTTTTTCTTTCACTAACAATGAACCAACTACGGACACTATTTATGCTACTCCAAGAAGATTTTAAGGATACTATTAAAGGAAAAGGATCAGACAAAGATGCTAAATTAAAGAAGACAATTCGTAAACATAATCTATTATCAGAGTAAgttaatagtttttatataaaattctttttgaATCTGCTTTTATTCTAAGTTACAAgttatcaaatcaaatcgttgtagaaataaaaaaaaaaaaaaatacatgtggCACTGCCATGGTAAAgctattacaattatttacaacaAGCATAGCATTTTTATCAACTtaagcaattataattattctacACGCATACGTATATACGCACGCACACAAACACCATTAATTGCtaaaatggcgacctcgcaaGTGCAGTGTTAGTCGCCGCTGGTCAGTGGTCACCCGCGGTTTTGATTTCTAAACAACAACAGTGTTTGGAACAAAACCGCCTGTGTTTTGTGTATCAAACACAAAGGCAAGATCGGTTTAAAAAAGCGTTTCGAACACAAAACAGTGACTGAAAAAGTAGCAATGGACATTCAACAGCTGAAGTGATgatgtaaataaagtaaaagaaatCAATTCGGTACGTTATTTTATGGTTTTGCCATGATgtagaatttttgtaaataaattgcaaATTACTAAAATAGAAGTAATAAATGTACGTGTTAcactatatttttcactacgattgcgagattataaaataattccgtACGGTAATTCAAtgttctattttaattaaaagttaaatgtacgaacttggaaaaatttatgttaagagagatgcttttacccggtaacttaatttctgactgctgtgaagatgaataatgagtatgtgaggtaaacgtagaagttattagtttattaattattagttaggaagaagtttaaaaaactttttccGTAGGTGAATcacttgttgttcttttctccacttattaaatttttcgtaggtatttaatttgtaGGTTTCTTTTTGTTCCATCTTtaaattagggtcaccattctcaaTAGATgaacaattaatgttgcgatatatgtaaattacggtcacaaattcacaatgaatttcttaaaaaaaaatcaagtgtggaTTATTCACAgcaaattgattttaaatactcgctctttaatttttttttctttactaatataatttttataatttttttcccaTGAAGAATAGGCAAAGGTTCTGATTAACACCGTACAAACTTGTCTTCAAATTTCGTTCTttaaattcgcaactcaataaaaatcaaatgaaaaaataaccgcattccacagacaagaacgctgcattttattccaatttcaagttttatttttatcaaccaatcaggaccttacctctggctcaatccctcgacgcgcggagccatataaccaaaagaagaagaagaagggccTTATCTACGATGACTCTACTTACTAATAAAACCTCTTtcgttataaagtaggctagtacttggctagtactcgtaacagacaaaaattaaaaaaacaaaattactttagcccctagaggctgaaatgcttgtttacccccgctgtggagtggtaatatgacaatgtttttgagcaagagtagtgaaaaataaatgtgtggtcgtaacaaaaataaataaaaattttagttttttaaaatatagttttagttATATAAATTTAGTTAGCTGACTTTCATATTTCGCGGTTCAGTTATTTCAGAAAACAGTATTGCTCACATAGGAAATAatgatatattgattttttttattttcctagaTTTCTGATTCGTCATCGAATTCGGCACTGTATACGAGTATACCTACGGTATATTGTTATGTTTACAGAATGTTGGTGCAACTGGGTGATGCGTATGGGGCAATTTTTATCATTCAAGGGGTGTTTGTCACTGTCACCGTCTGCTTCTATGGGATAGCCGCAAGAGTAAGTTGTAGATATATAAGcaaactattttataataaatattcgagttagtaaaaaaaaaaacaaattattaagcattattgaatagggatgatgacagttcttaatttatttatataaaaattaagagtatgctgatagttaagcaattttgtaaatgtaacaggatatctgcgttcattactttcggagctacagggatttaaaaggtgtatttgcggcactgccacaaatccctgaaaaacgcctcaaacaaaatggcacgaatttaTGACGTCGCAGATCATAATGATCGGttgatttgtatgggcgttcaaacaaaatgacaaatatctttgttatttgtgcatttaattttgtagttcaaaatgtcacgtttaatgtaaagaagctgtatgaattttcatctaattacgatagaatgtttttaatacagtttgaaattttatttactttgcaaataaccagacaatctttgcttttaacgtataaattagttaacatttgaccttatttacccgaatgtctcatcaaaatcaatatattcaaacctagtcaacATCCCCATTAGTAGAACTTTTTCAAAAATTGCAtattacctatacctacatattttctattttttttttttaaataatgtttgccatattaaaatatctaataataacaattttttatattttagataaacTGCAGACTCGAAGACATGAAAAATTTCATGATTTCTGTTATATCaatcatcaatattttttactgcTGCAGAGAAGGACAACTCGTTACTGATTCGGTAATTAtgtaaaagtcaaaagtcaaagtcaaagttcttttaatttaggcttagtttagaagaacttttgaaacgtcagtcaTAAAATAGTGcatttaatttatactaattaaataaaactagcggactaaTTTGGCGTAACCTTATAATATCTTAACATGCTAAAAACTTAAGTAAAGACTTTAACTAGCCATCAGTTTCTCACTTTTTTATCTCTTATGACTACACTATCGCtactcattaataataatatcgttaggcttaatttaaatatgttttttgtagaataaaaaataaaataaataaataaaataattctcttCTCTTCTCTTCTCTTGTGTTCAATCTTTATTTATCGTTTCTCTAGATATACTTAACTAAGTTATTGATTTTAAACCAATTGTACTGAAAAGGCGTAAATATGTAACTGTTTTTTTCGAGATTAAcagctttatttttttagctATCTCTATATAGTTACCTCACTCTAGGTTTCATTGGTTAAGTAGTTAATacctaatacaaaatatatacaagtgttggttgaccccccaccaggtggacgacAACAATTGATttgcagggattcgttggatgcagacggctgaggttcgtgatatttggaagtccctacaaaaggcctaagtcCATCCAATAACTACatgacgtccattggctgatatgatgatgatgatgatgatgatgatgatgatgaactttcaAAATAGCAGTAACAGAATATAGGATATAGTATATTGCTAAAAGTAAATTGGTTTGGTAATTAGATAGATATTTcaagtttctttaaaaattttaggcAACAGATGTCGCTATTGCAATTTACGATAGCCCTTGGGAAGATCTATCATGCAGACATAGAAAGATGATATTGCTTAGCATTATAAGGTAAAGTACGAAACAAGAAAGTGTTTTCATCTAAAATCATTTTTAcacactatttttatttaatcatagCAGGCGCCCCGGTGTCACCCGCATAGttttctgtgggaatacgggaataaaatatagcctatttcaCTGGTAATGTAGCTCTCATTCTatgagtaaaatatttttttaatcggattAGTAGACCCTGAGATTAATATCAGTAAACTATATTTATACTGATATTTCTATTCTATGATAGACAATTTACGCGCAATATATTTCATTGTTTTGAGTTCACATGCAAGGTGCTCAAGGaatatactaaagccatactcgatgtttaccaacaaataaattaaaaataaggataTAAATCGTTAGTTATGTCataccttataataattataattaacaacgaaatgaatgaaaataatttgatcattaagcttagaacaattagatatagttaatatattttgaatatgtattttatatataaaaagcaatacataactaaaaataaataagttatgaaattacgtgttttataccttcatttctaatttttttgtttgtaagcaATGCACATCGAGCATGGCTTTATTATAGTTGTATGCCATTGTTATGTTTATAAGAGATCATaagatttaaacaaattaataaatataatgaaaaaagagccgtgatagaccagtggatatgacctctgcctccgattccagagggtgtgggttcgaatccggtccggggcatgcacctccaacttttcagctgtgtgcattttaagaaattaaatatcacgtgtctcaatcggtgaaggaaaacatcgtgaggaaaccttcatttATGTTCTGTGAGACTtcacacaccagagaattatcctaattctctgcgtgtgtgaagtctgccaatccgcattgggccagcgtggactattggccttacccctctcattctgagaggagactcgagctcagcaatgagctgtatatgggttgttattgtgatgtaatgaaaaattaaataaattatctttatttctaaGAAATCGTTGACACACAAGCGTATAAAAGTGTTCCAAGCTTCTTCAGCCAAGGCTCTAAGCTCTGCAAGAGGACATTAAAAAGCTGTTAATTTCTTACACATTTTACTTTTTAGGTCACAGCGTGCCACTTACATCAGTTCCACGAGTTTTACTAAAATATCTTTGACGACTTTTAAAACGGTGGGTACTTGCCAAGTTTTTATGTGAAAGTCTTGTTGGTAGAGATTAATTTATTTCgtactttatttaaaatgacactttaattatatttataatgcgGCGagaatttacattataataattccgaagtgacattttaattaaaaggttTTTTCGTTTGCTGTAATTACGTTACCTAGATTTCAGttacacttttttttctttcgaaAGTACAGGATAATAAGGGATATGGATTTCCATCCTACTCTATCCAGCccgttagcccgctttcatcttagattgcatcatcacttaccatcaggtgcgattgtagtcaagagcttacatttaaagaataaaaaaaaacaatctgtaataaattataattcgtGATCAGTTCAGGGTCatgttaaattttgttttacaattgattgcttagaatataatattaagattaattttaatttttaattttcattgtcAATTATCTTGTTATTTGAtcaaatagtaataattttaaactttttttggaATTCAAACTattcttattaattgattattaaactagtcgggtatactccgacattatatcacgtgagttttagccgtgtttcataaacaattaattctaaagtaggtacgtaccctttttttattaaaaatacttttcttcGTTAAGTGTATGGTGTGGTATattgttttatacttttaaagatgactagcagacgcccgcggtttcatacgcgtagttctcgttcccatgagagaatggggttaaaatatatcctatgatacgcgcaaataacgtggctttctagtggtaaaagaattattttataatattatcagttctcttcataatatta harbors:
- the LOC112050606 gene encoding odorant receptor 85c-like; protein product: MNQLRTLFMLLQEDFKDTIKGKGSDKDAKLKKTIRKHNLLSEMLVQLGDAYGAIFIIQGVFVTVTVCFYGIAARINCRLEDMKNFMISVISIINIFYCCREGQLVTDSATDVAIAIYDSPWEDLSCRHRKMILLSIIRSQRATYISSTSFTKISLTTFKTIMNMVWTIISLITKIYTKN